In Bombus terrestris chromosome 13, iyBomTerr1.2, whole genome shotgun sequence, the DNA window ATCTACTATAGGCGCCACGTTTAAGCAACCCTCTGTATTGCTCACTTTTCTACGCAATTCGGTTTCTAATATTATCCTCGCGATCCGAAGTGCTCAGCTTTCAACAAAGATTTAGCTACGTAATCCTACACAAAGTTATAGAAATGGATTGCGACAGTTACATAATTCTTCCATTTACTTTATAGGATGCAACATGGCTTGCTGTTGCATCGCTTTAAACTAATTAATTTATGACAATACCCTGGATATTTTCTGTTCGGTCGAGTTGCAATCGTCCAGACCAGTAATGTCGCGAACTGTAATAATTGCCAAAGCGGTAGAAATATCGCGGGGTACCGCGAACGAGGCAGATAATTATCTTCGTGATCACAGCAAAAGGCAAGGATGATCAGACGACGGATCAGAGGGAAGAAGGAGACGTGTCGTGGCGCAGACATAACTGTCACAATATTTCTCGTAGTTAACGAGCCAGCTCCGGGAGTCCCCTTCTTCTTGCTCTACTGCTTCTCCGATTCGTGTGTACGTTTCCAGCATGCCACAAGAACTAAGAATCCCGGGACAACGGATGCTTCGAAGCGACGGACCGAAGAGGCGTCGATTTTTTAATTAGGATATATTACCGCTTTGAACGTTCTGAATCCGGTTTAGGCATTCCCCTTCAGAAAATTCTGTAGAAATCGTATCCAAGATGGTGACATCATTTTTTCCCGCGTTGCCTCACATGTTTCATCTTTTTCTCATGGTCAGGCTTGATCCACTTCTCCACACAGGAGCTTCAATTTGtatgtttctttaaattcaTAATATCCCTTGAAGATTGTTGTATTTTCGCAATTATTTAACATagaacatatagcgttattttttgtataaatatatttgaaaagctCAAGCTTGCGAGGTTTGCAATTTCAAATGTGGTGGCGAAAAGCTTTTCAAATGCCTCGGTAGCGCAGTAGGCAGCGCGTAAGTCTCATAATCTTAAGGTCGTGAGTTCGATCCTCACCCGGGgcaaatatttttgattttgGTTACGAGAAACTCTGATCTTCCTTGATCTTAACATATTATACTTCGTAGCTTATGTTATTCACTTAATGTCTTATCGAATCAATGTTTTCTTCACCTAGGTCACTTCAATTCTTTATTGAACATACTACTataaacgaataatattttctaacacTCGTATTTGTTAATGAATTTTTGTgttgtttcttatatttatagATTAAAATTTGGTTTCAAAATAGACGTACAAAGTGGAAAAGGAAGTACACAAACGACGTGGAACTGCTGGCGCAACAATATTACTCCAGTTTAGGTATTCCTGCACCCCGACCAATTTTCGTCGAGGATCGTCTTTGGTGAGTATCgatattcaatgaaaatttgACTTTTTATAAAGGAAAAGTTTTTTTGCAGGTTCTTTAATtatccagcgcaattgcaacCAGGAGCACCGATTTTTCCACAACATTTAGCGACAGTACCTTTACCATCTGCCTTGCCTATTGTTCAACCATTGCCAAGTAATTTAACAATGGGTCAACAGACATCGATTTTCCAAAACATCCCAACAAGTAATCCGACATATCATTTAAGCCAAAGATTAGACTTTAGGCATCAAGATTCTTAAATGCGAAAATATTCCGTGTTAACGTTACATCAAATGAGTTGGTAAAGCTCATATGCAATATCAATATAATTAATGTCGTGCAGGATTGGATCGTTAGAAATCTGGGTATgtgatatatatttttgaaaatgttaaaattaataacatttttaaacatTCTAAAGAACGGTTAagatatttgttaattttttattatcacaATAAATAATGATACTAAAATGGAACCAAAATTCGTGCCAAGAATATATCATAGTGAAAACGTAATCCTCATTTAAATcgtaaaaaattaaacattttcatttaaataacgATAGAAGTATAGAAAATGAACAAGGtaaataaaaagtttattaatcgcatttattataaagagatacaatatatacagtaaatttttataacaatttcctgattttaatgaaaaactaacaaatatatttttatctctaaatagtatatattgtagtattaataaatattgtaatcctTTCCTAAATCTTATTGTTATAAagtaatcaattatttattattattgtgtaCAATCGGCAAAGGTATAAAAGATGATATCAATGCAATGTCAGAAATTGCCTTATTATAGAGCCGAAGGAGACAAAACTTTGCTGACACCTAAGATTTTCTCATCATGAGCTGCTTGATCTTGTATAATTTTAGCATATTTTTCATTGTCTTGTAAATCTTCCTCATCTAACATTTCTTGCATTCTCTGCTTAtaactgtaatagtatatacaaaAATCTTATCTTGTTGAAGCTTATGTTaccaaatataatttacattatacttaaagtatatttaaaactatgtttaagattataaatatatacttacaTTTCACTGTCAGGATTATTTTCCTGATTTCTacatttttccaatttcttttcCAAAGCTCTTACCACTTCTCTTGAAGGAGGTTCTACACATTTAGCCATAGATCTTATTTctagaatatatattatatatgtcaattaaaatatattgtagAAATACAAAGTAACATAAATTAAAGAGGATATATTTACTTCTTACTGCTTCTATTATACATACTAAATGTTCTTGAGAGAACAAAATATCAGTTACATAATTATCTAAATTAGCAGAGGCTCTAGATGCAGCATGTAATGTTGCAGCCAATGCAACTTGGCTTGGTGTATATAGTAAAACACTATCAGTCAAAAATACCCTTTCTAAAAATTCATCGATATATGGCCTCAACCGTTCTGGATTTTCCAAAGATGTATACCTcgtctaaaaatatattaattctatCAAATACATCAAAACTATTGAACTTACACTGATATAAAGGTATTGAAGATGTACCTTGATATCTATCATTAATCCCTCTACAGGTCTGAATGGATTGTGCACTGTTAAGTTATAATTTAGTTGCTGCATAAGGAGCAATTCATTATTAAGTATAATATCAGATGCCTTTTCTCTATCTCCTTTAATATTAGCAACAAACTGACATATGGATACATTAAATTCTTCTACCTAAAATTAACTACTGTGACAAACTGCAGAAATGTAATGATAATatggaaataatataattactttaCAAGCCAAGTAAACACAAGTGACTAAAATCTCTTTGGGATGATAATCCATAACACTGTTTCTAAGGTAAAATCGTTTGAAATAATGCAACGCAGTAGCTACAGTGGCACGTGGCATTGAAGGTGTGAAGCGACGACAGAAGTCTCTCAATTGTAATTCATAGAAACGAAGTAATGTACGTTCCTCTGTGTGGGATAGAAAATGTTCTTCTCTCTGCTCTGgctttttaaaatataagtttCATGTTATGTTTTGTGGAAATAACATGTGTATATCACAATGCATgcaatacaaaattatacaccaaaaaacaaattgaaaaatgacaaataaaaattcatataaaacaGTGTACATATGTATCGACATATTTAGCTACAATTATCAATAGAGTCAAATATCTACTTCACCAGCTTATTTGGAAATAATACttttatctttaattataatacgcACGATAACGGTTTgacaattaaaatacaaaatttcatcGTTTATTTATCACTGCAAGCAGCATAACTCACCTTCATATTCGCACCATGCCTTTGGATAAATTCTGCATTGGTTTTTTCTCTTAATGCTGTTAAGTCATTTTCATCGCTAAATATCCAATACCTTCTCTGTGAACTTTGCGGGAACATCGTAATTGTACTTTTGATAAGTATATTCAAATACGCTAGGCACAATAACACAAAACTCAAACTTGACGTTTACACTGTAAAATCACACGGCAAAAACCGGCATTAAATATCCAAGATGGCGTGCGATGTTTCGACCAGTCTATCGCAGAGGGCAGCATTAGACGCACTTTGCGCCTATTCCTATGTCGATACGGTCGCGAACTACAAGATGGACGCAACGCTAACCTCTCCGCAGGAAAAGTTTTGTTCGCTAAGGAAGCACCTGGTTTGATTCAAAAGCAGCGGCAGAGGATGAGAAGACGTACTTGTATTTTTTTAAgtgaagaaaataaaagcatGTAATATTTTCTCACAGTAGTATCGATACAATGCAGCAATGTACGTAAAATTAACAAATGCGTTGCATTATTACAGTTGGTGTTTATTTACGATGCACATGCAAAAATTGGCAGGCTGTTTGCAGAACAAGTAAGGTAAcagataataattcaatttccaTTGCATGCAATTGTCTTTTCAATACATCTATATTCGTCTATATTTACTTGACTGTTTCAATGATATTGGATAATGAGGATGATATTAAcagtaaaaaataatgaatatatataatatatgtatatgtatgtataagaaACATATTCTTGGTATTTTGAATTTCTATTTGctattcgtatttatatttatctgtaTTCATGTTTCCTTATCGAAATAGCATTGTTTTCAACAAAGGTTGTCAGTATCATTTTAGTGAATGTTATTGTTTTAAAGAATgttttaaagaaatagaaattttctaatgCATTATAGGTTATACGCTGTAGCAAATAGTTTAACACATAATATTGCGAACTATTTATATAGGATATACGTTACATTATTTAGTATTACTATAGGAAAgatatataaatgcataaaaatactGAACCATtagtataaaaatatggaatggAACAAAATACTcgaacataataaataaatacaatataatacacATTGAAGATCGCACACACATTTTATGAACGACAATATGTCTTGCGAATATGATGTTAAGAAATGATGTTCAACAAAGTTACGGCACAAAGATACGAGCTGGTGAGTACAACAGAGGTTAGAGTTTTCGGTAAAAGGGATCATATTTTCTGGTAACGTGATTGTACGTGCCAGTAATAAACAAGATTGGCGAATGGTTGATACAGGGTTAGAGGTGGGGGGCCAATTTTAATATGTACGCCCCCGCAAGCGGTTGCACGTCGGATCTGAGGGGGCGTTCCTACGACCCTTTGTCAACCGACGACGCCGCTGCATCTTATCACGATCAAGGCTCGGGATCTCCCATTCTGCTCTTCCACCTCGTTCAGCCCTCGAGGCCATCCCGGTGCTGCCGCTTGTTCAAGCAAAGACGTTGCCTCGACGTCTCGGTGGCTATAACTTTTTACTTTTTGCACATTGATTTATGTTTCTTTATGCTATGCGACGATACGTTGTCGCGGGTACAGTGTGGATCTCTTAAAATTTAGCCCAAGCATCTGCATCTTGTATCGTGGTGATCTTAGATGCGAGATAAAACAACTGTGTTGGAGTGTTCTTGAATTAATTCTTAcacaaataacaaaatataacattGCAAACGTGCCATATATGCGATCTATAGGAACACTAAATAATTAAAGGCAATTTTCAATTTGTATGACTGATGGACGATGCTACTCGAGAAGTTTAATTTCCGACGAAATCTACGTCGGGAAACGATATGGCACCGAAAGTGAAGTACATCCGCCATTAATCTAATATTGCGGTTGCCGCCACCCTCGACTTTGCGTGCTGCACCCTTTCGCGCCGAAGCTTGCTCCCTTCGTACAAATACAAACACTAACACGTCATCATTGTGG includes these proteins:
- the LOC100645535 gene encoding cyclin-H, translating into MFPQSSQRRYWIFSDENDLTALREKTNAEFIQRHGANMKPEQREEHFLSHTEERTLLRFYELQLRDFCRRFTPSMPRATVATALHYFKRFYLRNSVMDYHPKEILVTCVYLACKVEEFNVSICQFVANIKGDREKASDIILNNELLLMQQLNYNLTVHNPFRPVEGLMIDIKTRYTSLENPERLRPYIDEFLERVFLTDSVLLYTPSQVALAATLHAASRASANLDNYVTDILFSQEHLVCIIEAVRKIRSMAKCVEPPSREVVRALEKKLEKCRNQENNPDSEIYKQRMQEMLDEEDLQDNEKYAKIIQDQAAHDEKILGVSKVLSPSAL